TCAGTTTTAGTAATTCTTCCGTCTCTTCCTGTTCCTGAAACCTGAGCAGCATCCATTCCTTTTTCATCAAGGATTTTCTTAGCAGCCGGAGATGGAGCTCCTGTTGCGTAAGTTTGTGGAGCAGCTACCGGAGCAGCTGGTTTTGGAGCTTCTTGTTTAGCCGGTTCAGCAGCTTTCGGTGCTTCTTCCTGTTTTGGAGCTTCAGCAGCAGGTGCAACACCTTCTGGCTTAGCAGCATCCATATCAATTAAACAAACTACCTGACCTACCTGTACTACATCACCTTCTTCTGCCTTTAAAGTGATAACACCACTTTGTTCTGCCGGCAATTCAAGAGTTGCTTTATCTGAATCCACTTCGGCGATAGGTTGATCTTTTTCTACATAATCACCATCTTTTACAAGCCAGGTTGCAATTTCAACTTCTGTAATTGATTCGCCCGGTGAAGGAACTTTCATTTCTAAAACTGACATATCGAGTATTTTTTATTTTTTAATTGGATATTATTTAAATTAAGCTGTAACGGGTCTTTTTGCAGGAGCATCATCTCTGTCAAAAACTCTGTTGATCACTGCATTTTGGTTTTTCTCAAACATTTTGTGGCTACCTGGAGCCGGAGCACCGCTTGGTACCGGAGCAACTACCTGGATTCCTGTATCTCTGAAGTTTCTAAGGATATAAGACCAAGCTCCCATGTTTTCAGGTTCTTCCTGAGCCCAAACCAATTGTTTTTTGTTTTCGTATTTGTTGAAGATCGCTTCAATAGCATCTGTCTGAAGCGGATATAACTGCTCAAATCTTACTAATGCAATATTTTCACAGTTCAGTTCTTCTTTCTTCGCTAATAATTCGAAGTACAGTTTACCTGAACAAAGAACTACTTTTTCTACTTTTTTAGGATCTGCAGTAGGATCGTCTAAGATTGGCTGGAATGTACCGTTTGCAAAATCTTCGATTGGAGAAACCACTTTAGGATGTCTCAATAAAGATTTAGGGCTCATTACGATCAATGGTTTTCTGAAGCCCCATTTCAACTGTCTTCTTAATAAGTGGAAGTAGTTGGCAGGTGACGTAATATTCGCTACCACCATGTTTTCATTGGCACAAAGGGTAAGGAATCTCTCCAGTCTTGCTGAAGAGTGCTCAGCACCCTGTCCTTCTGAACCGTGAGGCAATAACATTACCAATCCATTCTGGATTTTCCATTTTTCTTCTGCAGCAGCAAGGTACTGGTCAACGATGATCTGAGCTCCGTTCACGAAATCTCCGAACTGAGCTTCCCAGATGGTTAATGTATTTGGAGATGCCATTGCATATCCGTAATCGAAACCTAAAACCCCATATTCTGAAAGGTGAGAGTTGAATACATCAAATCTACTTTCTGATACGTGTCTTAAAGGGATATATTCTTCTTCTGTATCTTCTGTTTTTACTACCGCATGTCTGTGAGAGAATGTTCCTCTTTCTACATCTTCTCCGGAGATTCTTACGTTGTGGCCTTCCACAAGAAGTGTAGCATATGCTAACCACTCTCCTAGCGCCCAGTCTAATGAGTTTCCTTCAATAGCTTTGATACGGTTTTCAAAAAGTCTTGTAATTTTATTGATGAACTTTTTATCAACAGGAAGTGTTGACATTTTAAGTGCTAATTCTTTAAGCTTCGCTGCATCATATTTGGTATCTACAGGCAACTGAACTGCTCCTCTCTTTCCGATTGGATAGTTCGTCCAGTCTTCAGCCATGAATAGATCCATTACGTTTTTCTCAATCTCTTTAGAAGCATCAAAATCTTTGTCCAGAAGAGCTTTGAATTCCGTTTCCATTTTAGCAATTACGTCGTTTGAAGTAATGCTGTCTTTCAATAATTTATCTTTATAAATTTCTCTTGGATTCGGGTGTTTTGAAATGGTTTTATATAGGTTAGGCTGAGTAAATCTTGGCTCATCACCTTCGTTGTGACCATATTTTCTGTACCCTAAAAGGTCAATATAAACGTCTTTTCCGAATTTCGCTCTGAAATCAGCAGCAAAGTGGATGGCATGAACAACCGCTTCAGCATCGTCAGCATTTACGTGCATTACAGGGGATTCTGTAACTTTTGCAATGTCTGTACAATATGTTGAAGATCTTGCATCCATATAGTTAGTTGTAAATGAAACCTGGTTATTTACAACGATATGAACGGTTCCTCCAGTTCTGTATCCTTCCAACGTCATCATCTGAGCCACTTCGTAAGCAATACCTTGTCCGGCAATCGCTCCATCACCGTGAATGATGATTGGCAATACTTTAGAGTAATCTTTGTATTTGTCATCTACTTTTGCACGGCAGATACCTTCTACAAGAGCAGCAACCGTTTCAAGGTGAGATGGGTTCGGAGTAAGGTTGATACAAACTTCTTCTCCTGAAGCTGTTTTGATCTTTTTAGATGATCCTAAGTGATATTTAACGTCACCAGAGAATACATCTTCTTCGAATTCTTTTCCTTCAAATTCTGAGAAGATCTGTTTGTAAGATTTCCCGAAGATGTTGGTCAGTACATTAAGTCTACCTCTGTGAGCCATTCCCAATACTACTTCATCTACTCCTAACTGAGAAGATCTTGAGATCAATTGATCTAAAGCAGGGATTAATGTTTCACCACCTTCTAATGAGAATCTCTTTTGTCCTACAAATTTTGTGTGAAGGTAGTTTTCAAAAGCAACTGCCTGATTTAATTTTAATAAGATTTCTGTTTTTTCGTTGGCAGAAAGACTTGGATGGTTTTCATTTACCTGAAGCCATCTTTTGATGAAATCTTTTTCTTCAACGTTGTTGATGTGCATGTATTCTACTCCAATAGAATCACAGTAGATGCTTTCAAGGTGCTTGATCAAATCTGCCAAAGTAGCAGGTTCTTTCATTCCTGTTTCAACCGCGCAGTTGAATTTTGTATTTAAATCTTCTTTAGAAAGACCGAAGTTTTCGATGTCTAAAGTAGGGGTATAATGTCTTCTTTCTCTAACAGGGTTAGTTTTCGTGAAAAGGTGCCCTCTTGTTCTGTAAGCCTCAATAAGGTTTACTACTTTAAATTCTTTCTTGATATGCTCAGGAACTTCTCCGTTTGATACTGCCTGAGAAATCTGTTGTACTGCCGGAGCAGCGCTGGCCGAAGCCTGAATAAACTGGGTGTTATCGTCGTCTCCATAGTTCTCCAAAGCAAAATCGAAGCCTTGAAAGAAAGCTTTCCATGATGGTTCTAGAGAGTCTGGGAATTTTAAGTACTGTTGGTATAAATCCTCAATTAACTGAGAATGAGCTGCGTTTAGGAATGAAAATCTGTCCATTATTACAGTTTATCTATTTATTAAAATTTATTTGTAGAATTAATCTTCAAATTTAATAAAAAAAACCGAGTTAGAACAGTCTGGAACCGTTAAAAAAACTTAAGAAAAAAATAATTAAATAAAAATTACTTATACACTGATAATGAGAGCTTAACGTTTACCTCCTGACCTTCCATAGGACGCTCAATAAAGGTCTGGCGGATATCTCCGAAGCGCATCTCGTCTTTTTTGGCTTTCTGGATCAGCTGTTGAATTGCCCGAATTCGGCCCTCATAGTTCCCTTTGTAGTACATCACGTAATTTTGAGACGGGTTTACAGACCTAAAATTGAAATTATTATCAGACACTCCAATTTTCTTAGAAAGCGGAATTCCGAGGAAGTAAGAAACCTCTTTGTCTTTGTAATTATCCGCATCGGTAATCAGGATCGGATATCCAAATTCATCATCTCTTTTTCCAAGATCCATCGTCACAAAATTATAGACTTTGTTATAATTCATCACGATATTTTTGTAAAGTGCATCTTTTTTGTTTGATGTGCTTACATTGATCCCCAACAATAACTTGTCTTCTTCATTTTCCACCATCAGACTGTCGTATTTAATGGCGGCCATCTGGTTATCTTTTTCTACTTTATTTCCTAAAGAGTTTTTAAGATTTGCCATACTTTTGTTGATATTTTCGGCAAAACGGTCTTCCGTCCAGAAGTTCCCTACTCTTTTCCAAACAGATAATTTCGGAGTATGTACGTACCAGATGATTTTTGTTTTTTCTGCAGAAACGGATTTAAACTTGACATCAACCAAAGTTGGATTTTCGTTTTCATCCTCAAAAAGCTGGTATTTCAGAGTCTTATTAAGGTTCTCATACCTGATGAACATTTCTCCATCGGTATCATTTTTAGGATCTACATAGCTAATGGCACTTCCCTGCCCTTCATAAGGCGTATAATAATCAATATCGATAGATTGTGAACTGGTAAAAAAATTGTTCCATCTTGTGAAATTCTGAAGGTTATTGAACTGGGCAAAAACCTTATCTACCGGATAATCAATTTCTTTTTCAATGGTGAAATTTTTACTTTCGTCCACAAAATAATACATGGAAGCCGCATAAGCTCCTCCCAACAAGATAATGATAAAAGTTAATATCTTAAAAATACGCATCGCACAAAAATAGTATAAATAAAAAGAGTGAACAATATGCTGATCACTCTGATTGTATGTTTAACAATAATTAACCTTGTTAAGTGCTGGAAGCGGGATGAGGGAAGTTGGAAGTTACTATTTGGTGAATGATCACTAGAAATTTTATAATTTAAAACATTTCATCTTACTTAATAAACCTAAATAAGACTTCTATTGGTACTCTGTCCTTCAATAACCTCCAGCTTCCAGCATCCAACTTCCTTTCTATTATCCTATATGTGTTCCCGGCGCAATTACAGCGCCTTTCTTCACCACTACAATCCCATCCTGTACGGAATAAGTTCCGTAATCACCATCAGGGATATGTTTTCCTCCGGTGATCTTTACATTATCCCCGATGTAACAATTTTTATCAAGGATTGCTTTTTCTATATAACAGTATTTTCCGATTCCCATATTAGGACGGCCGCCTCTATCGTTCAGGACAATTTCTGTTGTATTTTGGTAGAAATCAGCTCCCATCACGTAAGAGTTCACGATGGTACTTCCTTTATCTATTCTTGTTCTGTTTCCGATCACGGAATTTTCAATTTTATCTGCCATAATGATACATCCATCTCCAAAAACGGCTTTACTTACGTATGAGCCATTGATTTTTGACGGCGGAAGCATCCTTGCTCTGGTATAGATAGGTGAAGAAGAAAAAAGATTAAACTGCGGCAGATCCAGACAAAGGTCAAGATTGGCTTCGTAAAAAGATTCTATAGTTCCTATATCTGTCCAATAGCCTTCATACTGATAACTTAACGTTTTGTATTTTCCAATTGAACTCGGAATAATATCTTTTCCAAAATCATCACCTGCACCTTCTTCAAACATCTTTTTAAGGATATTCTTAGTGAAAATATAGATTCCCATGGAAGCCAGAAATTCTTTTCCGGCATGCTTATTTCCTTCTGAAACTTCAGATTTCATGCCTTCCAGCATATCATAATCCGGTTTTTCATAGAAGGAAGTGATATTTCCTTCATCATCAGATTTTAAGATTCCAAAACCTGTGGCATCTTTTGCATTCACCGGAATGGTTGCAATGGTAAGATCTCCTCCGTTTTCAATATGGAAATCCAGCATTTCCCTAAAGTCCATCTGATACAACTGGTCTCCTGAAAGAATCAGGATGTAGTCATAATCATATTTTTCAAGGTGCTTCATCGTTTGACGTACAGCATCTGCGGTACCCTGATACCAGCTGTCATTTTCTACATTCTGCTCGGCTGCCAGAATATCAACAAAGCCTTTGCTGAAGATATCAAAATGATAAGAATTCTTAATATGCGAATTAAGAGAAGCGGAATTAAACTGGGTTAAAACCAGAATTTTATTCAGTCCTGAATTCAGGCAGTTTGAAATAGGAATATCTACCAGTCTGTATTTTCCTGCAATAGGAACAGCTGGTTTTGATCTGGAATACGTTAATGGGAATAGTCTTGTCCCTCTGCCTCCTCCTAAAACAATGGAGATTACATTTCGATTCATAAATATCCTGCGTTTTTTTAATTTATTAAGTTTACGGTTCGGTTCTTAGTGTTTACTGCTACTTTAAAGCATTCTTTATTCTCATATTTCAGATTTGAATTGACTATGGCCACCTCGTATTCTCCCTGATCATTAAGTTCTTTAACCTGTTTATCCACATCATCAATAGGAATATTGTGGTCCTTCAATTTATTTCTGAACATTTTATTTACAATCAGCACATCCATTACATCTGCGCTTTTCATGGCAAAATTTTCTATATCCTTATGATATTTTGCTTCCCAGCCCTTACCATATTTCTTTGTAATGGCAGCTAGTGTTTTTTTATTCGCCCTGTTTATCTTTTTTTCCAATTCACCATCAATAACGCATCCGCCGGCATGTACTGTTTTTATTTTCCATTTTTCAGAAATGCCATTGGCAGCTTCTTCGCCATACATATCTTTAAGACCAGATCCGTAAAGCCAGAAATAGCCATTACGAAGTCCTTCATCTTCTTTTTTACAGGAAGAGACTATAATTATCATTAATAGAAAGGAAAAAAACTTTCTCATATTTAGCTATTATATAAAGCTATGTATTTTTCTGCAGATTTCTCCCATGCAAAATCAAAATTCATGTTGGCATGGATGAGTTCTTCCATGACACCTTTTTGATTATAAATTGCTATGGCTCTGTTCATGGCATGTACAATATCATCCACACCAGGATAAGTAAAGTTTAAACCTGCTCCTCCGGTTGAAATATCTTCTACGGTATCTCTGAGGCCTCCTGTATATCTCACTACAGGAACGGTTCCGTACCTCATGGAATACATTTGATTCAACCCGCAGGGTTCTACTCTGGAAGGCATAAGCAAAAAATCTGCCGAGGCGTATATTTTATGGGAAAGATGTTCTTTATATCCCAGATCCAAAGCAAAATTGGTATACGTATAGTCGTATTCTTTTAATTTATTTTCGATATAGCTGTTTCCTGAGCCGAGAATCATAATATTTAAAGCGCCATAACTTTGCTTAATGCTTCTCCAGACTACATCCGGCAGCAGATCTGCTCCTTTTTCCGTAGCGAATCTTCCGATAAAGGCAAACAAAGGAAGTTCCGGTTTTAAACCATATTCTTTACAGAGTTTTTCTTTATTTTTTTTCTTTTGAGCGACTGCATTTTTGCTGCTAAAATTAAAATCCAGCATAGGATCGGTTTCAGGATTCCAGACTTCGGTGTCAATCCCGTTGATAATTCCGTAGGCTTTCCCGAATTCCTGACGAACCAGGCTTTCCAGACCGCGGAAGCTTATGAAAAGTTCTTCAAGATATCCTTCGGAAACAGTGGTGAAGGCATCGGCACATTTAATCATACTTGCGAGAGGATTCATAAATCCGTTCCAATCCATTAAGCCCCATTTGTAAGCATCGAAAGAAGGCATGTAATTAGCCATATTCCAGCTCATCATTCCCTGATATTCTCCGTTATGAATGGTTCCTATTGTCTTCACTCCTTTTAAAAACCCGAATTCTGAACAGTTTTCTACCATAAAAGGAACTAACCCGGTATGATAATCATGGCAGTGCAGTACATCCGGACGGATTTCCATGGCACACAGCCAGTGCAGCACTCCATGCTGAAAAGCCATAAACTGAAAGCTTTCATCCTGATATCCGTAAGGGTTTTCCCTGTCTAGTAATCCGGGAATTTTCACCATATACAGCTCAAATCCCAGAACATTTGTTTTTTCTTTTAACACCTGAACCTGCAGCATATTATCTCCCTGATGAATAAATCCATCAAAAACCAGATCAAATTCATGATCATAGACAAAGGTTTTATTGTACCATGGCATTACTACCTTAGCATTTATTCCTTTTATTTTATTCTGATATTTCGGAAGTGCCCCGACAACATCTGCCAGACCGCCTACTTTTGCTACAGGATAACATTCTGTACTTAAATGATAAATAACCATTCTTTATCTCTTGTGTTTAATTCTGTGTAATTTATACTTTTTATCTTTCTTCTGTCGTAAAATAATT
The nucleotide sequence above comes from Chryseobacterium sp. 7. Encoded proteins:
- a CDS encoding 2-oxoglutarate dehydrogenase E1 component; translation: MDRFSFLNAAHSQLIEDLYQQYLKFPDSLEPSWKAFFQGFDFALENYGDDDNTQFIQASASAAPAVQQISQAVSNGEVPEHIKKEFKVVNLIEAYRTRGHLFTKTNPVRERRHYTPTLDIENFGLSKEDLNTKFNCAVETGMKEPATLADLIKHLESIYCDSIGVEYMHINNVEEKDFIKRWLQVNENHPSLSANEKTEILLKLNQAVAFENYLHTKFVGQKRFSLEGGETLIPALDQLISRSSQLGVDEVVLGMAHRGRLNVLTNIFGKSYKQIFSEFEGKEFEEDVFSGDVKYHLGSSKKIKTASGEEVCINLTPNPSHLETVAALVEGICRAKVDDKYKDYSKVLPIIIHGDGAIAGQGIAYEVAQMMTLEGYRTGGTVHIVVNNQVSFTTNYMDARSSTYCTDIAKVTESPVMHVNADDAEAVVHAIHFAADFRAKFGKDVYIDLLGYRKYGHNEGDEPRFTQPNLYKTISKHPNPREIYKDKLLKDSITSNDVIAKMETEFKALLDKDFDASKEIEKNVMDLFMAEDWTNYPIGKRGAVQLPVDTKYDAAKLKELALKMSTLPVDKKFINKITRLFENRIKAIEGNSLDWALGEWLAYATLLVEGHNVRISGEDVERGTFSHRHAVVKTEDTEEEYIPLRHVSESRFDVFNSHLSEYGVLGFDYGYAMASPNTLTIWEAQFGDFVNGAQIIVDQYLAAAEEKWKIQNGLVMLLPHGSEGQGAEHSSARLERFLTLCANENMVVANITSPANYFHLLRRQLKWGFRKPLIVMSPKSLLRHPKVVSPIEDFANGTFQPILDDPTADPKKVEKVVLCSGKLYFELLAKKEELNCENIALVRFEQLYPLQTDAIEAIFNKYENKKQLVWAQEEPENMGAWSYILRNFRDTGIQVVAPVPSGAPAPGSHKMFEKNQNAVINRVFDRDDAPAKRPVTA
- a CDS encoding polyketide cyclase, encoding MRIFKILTFIIILLGGAYAASMYYFVDESKNFTIEKEIDYPVDKVFAQFNNLQNFTRWNNFFTSSQSIDIDYYTPYEGQGSAISYVDPKNDTDGEMFIRYENLNKTLKYQLFEDENENPTLVDVKFKSVSAEKTKIIWYVHTPKLSVWKRVGNFWTEDRFAENINKSMANLKNSLGNKVEKDNQMAAIKYDSLMVENEEDKLLLGINVSTSNKKDALYKNIVMNYNKVYNFVTMDLGKRDDEFGYPILITDADNYKDKEVSYFLGIPLSKKIGVSDNNFNFRSVNPSQNYVMYYKGNYEGRIRAIQQLIQKAKKDEMRFGDIRQTFIERPMEGQEVNVKLSLSVYK
- a CDS encoding glucose-1-phosphate adenylyltransferase, giving the protein MNRNVISIVLGGGRGTRLFPLTYSRSKPAVPIAGKYRLVDIPISNCLNSGLNKILVLTQFNSASLNSHIKNSYHFDIFSKGFVDILAAEQNVENDSWYQGTADAVRQTMKHLEKYDYDYILILSGDQLYQMDFREMLDFHIENGGDLTIATIPVNAKDATGFGILKSDDEGNITSFYEKPDYDMLEGMKSEVSEGNKHAGKEFLASMGIYIFTKNILKKMFEEGAGDDFGKDIIPSSIGKYKTLSYQYEGYWTDIGTIESFYEANLDLCLDLPQFNLFSSSPIYTRARMLPPSKINGSYVSKAVFGDGCIIMADKIENSVIGNRTRIDKGSTIVNSYVMGADFYQNTTEIVLNDRGGRPNMGIGKYCYIEKAILDKNCYIGDNVKITGGKHIPDGDYGTYSVQDGIVVVKKGAVIAPGTHIG
- a CDS encoding glycogen synthase; protein product: MVIYHLSTECYPVAKVGGLADVVGALPKYQNKIKGINAKVVMPWYNKTFVYDHEFDLVFDGFIHQGDNMLQVQVLKEKTNVLGFELYMVKIPGLLDRENPYGYQDESFQFMAFQHGVLHWLCAMEIRPDVLHCHDYHTGLVPFMVENCSEFGFLKGVKTIGTIHNGEYQGMMSWNMANYMPSFDAYKWGLMDWNGFMNPLASMIKCADAFTTVSEGYLEELFISFRGLESLVRQEFGKAYGIINGIDTEVWNPETDPMLDFNFSSKNAVAQKKKNKEKLCKEYGLKPELPLFAFIGRFATEKGADLLPDVVWRSIKQSYGALNIMILGSGNSYIENKLKEYDYTYTNFALDLGYKEHLSHKIYASADFLLMPSRVEPCGLNQMYSMRYGTVPVVRYTGGLRDTVEDISTGGAGLNFTYPGVDDIVHAMNRAIAIYNQKGVMEELIHANMNFDFAWEKSAEKYIALYNS